A genomic window from Streptomyces mirabilis includes:
- a CDS encoding gluconate:H+ symporter, with translation MTRLSVEMLAADTVEPITSAGHAQLGIAVLAGIAVIVLLITQFKLHAFLALTIGSLALGAFAGAPLDKTIASFTTGLGATVAGVGVLIALGAILGKLLADSGGADQIVDTILAKAGGRAMPWAMVLIASVIGLPLFFEVGIVLLIPVVLMVAKRGNYSLMRIGIPALAGLSVMHGLIPPHPGPLVAIDAVKANLGITLALGVLVAIPTVIIAGPVFSRYAARWVDVPAPDRMIPTRASEELDKRPGFGATLATMLLPVVLMLSKALVDIIVDDPTHMVQRVFDIVGSPLIALLAAVIVGMFTLGRAAGFTKDRISTTVEKSLAPIAGILLIVGAGGGFKQTLIDSGVGQMILDISKDWSIPALLLAWLIAVAIRLATGSATVATISAAGLVAPLAADMSTTHTSLLVLAIGAGSLFFSHVNDAGFWLVKEYFGLSVGQTVKTWSVMETIISVVAGGLVLLLSLVI, from the coding sequence GTGACCAGACTCAGCGTCGAGATGCTGGCAGCGGACACCGTCGAGCCGATCACCTCGGCGGGCCATGCTCAGCTGGGCATCGCCGTGCTGGCGGGCATCGCCGTCATCGTCCTGCTCATCACCCAGTTCAAGCTGCACGCATTCCTGGCCCTGACCATCGGCTCGCTCGCCCTCGGCGCCTTCGCCGGGGCCCCGCTCGACAAGACCATCGCCAGTTTCACCACCGGCCTCGGCGCCACCGTCGCCGGCGTCGGCGTCCTGATCGCGCTCGGCGCGATCCTCGGCAAACTCCTCGCCGACTCCGGCGGCGCCGACCAGATCGTCGACACCATCCTCGCCAAGGCGGGCGGGCGCGCCATGCCCTGGGCCATGGTGCTGATCGCCTCGGTGATCGGCCTGCCGCTGTTCTTCGAGGTCGGCATCGTGCTGCTGATCCCGGTCGTGCTGATGGTCGCCAAGCGCGGCAACTACTCCCTGATGCGCATAGGCATCCCGGCGCTGGCCGGTCTGTCCGTGATGCACGGCCTGATCCCGCCGCACCCCGGCCCGCTGGTCGCCATCGACGCGGTCAAGGCCAACCTCGGCATCACGCTCGCCCTCGGCGTCCTGGTCGCCATCCCGACCGTGATCATCGCGGGCCCGGTCTTCTCCCGCTACGCGGCCCGCTGGGTCGACGTCCCGGCCCCCGACCGCATGATCCCCACCCGCGCCTCCGAAGAACTCGACAAGCGACCCGGCTTCGGCGCCACCCTCGCCACCATGCTCCTCCCGGTCGTCCTCATGCTCTCCAAGGCACTGGTCGACATCATCGTGGACGACCCGACCCACATGGTGCAGCGCGTCTTCGACATCGTCGGCTCCCCGCTGATCGCCCTGCTCGCCGCCGTCATCGTGGGCATGTTCACCCTCGGCCGCGCGGCCGGCTTCACCAAGGACCGCATCTCGACGACCGTCGAGAAGTCCCTCGCCCCCATCGCGGGCATCCTGCTGATCGTGGGCGCGGGCGGCGGCTTCAAGCAGACCCTGATCGACTCCGGCGTGGGCCAGATGATCCTGGACATCTCCAAGGACTGGTCGATCCCCGCGCTGCTGCTCGCCTGGCTGATCGCGGTGGCCATCCGCCTCGCCACGGGCTCCGCGACCGTCGCCACCATCTCGGCGGCCGGCCTGGTCGCGCCCCTCGCGGCCGACATGTCCACCACCCACACCTCCCTCCTGGTCCTCGCGATCGGCGCCGGCTCGCTCTTCTTCAGCCATGTCAACGACGCCGGGTTCTGGCTGGTCAAGGAGTACTTCGGCCTCAGCGTCGGCCAGACCGTCAAGACCTGGTCCGTCATGGAGACGATCATCTCGGTGGTGGCGGGCGGGCTGGTCCTGCTGCTGTCGCTGGTCATCTAG
- a CDS encoding molybdopterin-dependent oxidoreductase, with protein sequence MNPLQSPRRGPDRPRERPPEDPEASGAPIGRRLLLGTLGLGAFGVLAAPTLQRGLESLFADDPTGLTGLLPNGGGFRYYSVTSSVPNKDASNYRLTIDGLVDHPRSYTLADLKALPQTRIVHDVQCVTGWRVPGTPFEGVRLSHLLDAAGVQTKGRAIRFTCFDGAYTESLTLQQARRPDILVAHRMQDKPLGHNHGGPVRLYVAPMYFYKSAKWLSGITVTEDVRPGYWEDRGYDVDAWVGRSNGRDDAPTS encoded by the coding sequence GTGAACCCTCTACAGTCCCCACGGCGGGGACCGGACCGGCCCCGGGAACGCCCGCCGGAGGACCCGGAAGCCTCCGGCGCGCCCATCGGCCGCCGGCTCCTGCTCGGCACGCTCGGACTCGGCGCCTTCGGCGTGCTGGCCGCGCCCACCCTGCAGCGCGGCCTGGAGTCCCTCTTCGCCGACGACCCCACGGGGCTGACCGGCCTGCTCCCCAACGGCGGCGGTTTCCGCTACTACTCGGTGACCTCCTCGGTCCCGAACAAGGACGCGTCGAACTACCGCCTCACCATCGACGGCCTGGTCGACCACCCCCGCAGCTACACCCTGGCCGACCTCAAGGCCCTGCCGCAGACCCGGATCGTGCACGACGTCCAGTGCGTCACGGGCTGGAGGGTGCCCGGCACCCCCTTCGAAGGCGTACGGCTGTCCCATCTTCTGGACGCCGCCGGAGTCCAGACCAAGGGCCGCGCGATCCGCTTCACCTGCTTCGACGGGGCGTACACCGAGAGCCTCACGCTCCAGCAGGCCCGGCGCCCCGACATCCTGGTGGCCCACCGCATGCAGGACAAGCCACTCGGCCACAACCACGGCGGCCCGGTCCGCCTCTACGTCGCTCCCATGTACTTCTACAAGTCCGCCAAGTGGCTCTCCGGCATCACCGTCACCGAGGACGTCCGTCCCGGGTACTGGGAGGACCGTGGCTACGACGTGGACGCGTGGGTCGGCCGCTCGAACGGACGCGACGATGCACCCACGAGTTGA
- a CDS encoding L-idonate 5-dehydrogenase, which produces MLGCVIHGQGDLRVDELPVPFTGPGEALVAVRYGGVCGSDLHYWRHGGVGDFRLREPMVLGHEVVGTVLSYGDGATGPTPGTAVAVHPATPCGVCPECADGRANVCRDTRYLGSAARTPHVQGAFAAQVVVPARQLRELPAGLPLRRAALAEPLSVALHAVRRAGAVQDRHVLVTGAGPIGCLVVAAAKAAGAARVTVTDLLPQALSYAVAAGADAVVRADDPADPGWPTEVDVAVEASGVAAGLDTCLRLVRRGGVVVQLGMLPPGQSPFAGNLVVSREIELRGAFRFDAEFDDALVLLAAEPRFDSLVSAVVPLAAAESAFTLAADRSRSCKVLLDFEVEQG; this is translated from the coding sequence ATGCTCGGCTGTGTGATTCACGGGCAGGGCGACCTGCGGGTCGACGAACTGCCGGTCCCCTTCACCGGGCCCGGCGAGGCACTCGTCGCCGTCCGGTACGGCGGGGTGTGCGGGTCGGACCTCCACTACTGGCGCCACGGCGGCGTCGGGGACTTCCGGCTGCGCGAGCCGATGGTGCTGGGCCACGAGGTCGTGGGGACGGTGCTGTCGTACGGCGACGGGGCCACCGGTCCCACGCCGGGTACGGCCGTGGCGGTGCACCCGGCGACCCCGTGCGGGGTGTGCCCGGAGTGCGCCGACGGGCGGGCGAACGTCTGCCGGGACACCCGCTACCTGGGCAGCGCGGCGCGCACCCCACATGTGCAGGGCGCCTTCGCCGCCCAAGTGGTGGTGCCCGCCCGGCAGTTGAGGGAACTGCCCGCAGGGCTCCCGCTGCGGCGGGCGGCGCTCGCAGAGCCGCTGTCGGTGGCGCTGCACGCCGTCCGCCGGGCAGGTGCCGTGCAGGACCGGCATGTCCTGGTGACGGGGGCCGGGCCCATCGGCTGCCTCGTGGTGGCCGCCGCGAAAGCCGCGGGCGCGGCCCGGGTGACCGTGACGGACCTGCTGCCGCAGGCGTTGTCGTACGCCGTCGCGGCGGGCGCGGACGCGGTGGTACGGGCCGACGATCCCGCCGATCCCGGCTGGCCGACGGAGGTCGACGTGGCCGTCGAGGCGTCCGGGGTGGCCGCGGGCCTCGACACCTGCCTGCGCCTGGTGCGGCGCGGCGGGGTCGTCGTCCAGCTCGGCATGCTGCCGCCGGGCCAGAGCCCCTTCGCGGGGAACCTGGTGGTGAGCCGGGAGATCGAGCTGCGGGGCGCGTTCCGCTTCGACGCGGAGTTCGACGACGCGCTGGTCCTGCTCGCGGCCGAGCCGCGCTTCGACTCTCTGGTCAGCGCCGTGGTCCCGCTAGCTGCGGCGGAGTCGGCGTTCACCCTGGCCGCGGACCGCAGCCGCTCGTGCAAGGTGCTGCTGGACTTCGAGGTCGAGCAGGGCTAG
- a CDS encoding FAD-binding dehydrogenase translates to MAYDADVIVIGAGLAGLAATAELVDAGRQVILLDQEPEQSIGGQAHWSFGGLFFVNSPEQRRMRIKDSHALALQDWMGTAGFDRAEDHWPRRWAEAYVDFAAGEKRSWLHQQGVRFFPVVGWAERGGYDANGHGNSVPRFHITWGTGPGVVAPFERRVRAGVARGLVQLKFRHRVTGLSRSAGTVDTVTGEILEPSGIARGQASSRTVTGAFELKAQAVIVTSGGIGGNHDLVRANWPERLGTPPEKMVAGVPAHVDGKMLAIAEETGAHLINRDRMWHYTEGIQNWNPIWENHGIRILPGPSSLWLDARGNRLPVPLFPGFDTLGTLEHIMKTGYEYTWFVLDQKIIGKEFALSGSEQNPDLTGKSIRDVIGRARADVPGPVKAFMDNGADFVVEKDLGALVRGMNALTEEPLIDEAALRREIVARDREIANPFTKDLQVTSIRGARNYLGDKLIRTATPHRILDPKAGPLIAVRLHILTRKSLGGLETDLSSRVLTEGGDPLSGVYAAGEAAGFGGGGVHGYRSLEGTFLGGCLFSGRTAGRAAAKAVS, encoded by the coding sequence ATGGCCTACGACGCAGACGTGATCGTGATCGGAGCGGGCCTCGCGGGGCTCGCCGCGACCGCGGAGCTCGTCGACGCGGGCCGCCAGGTGATTCTCCTCGACCAGGAGCCGGAACAGTCGATCGGCGGCCAGGCCCACTGGTCCTTCGGCGGACTCTTCTTCGTGAACTCGCCCGAGCAGCGCCGGATGCGGATCAAGGACAGTCACGCGCTCGCCCTCCAGGACTGGATGGGCACGGCCGGCTTCGACCGGGCCGAGGACCACTGGCCGCGCCGCTGGGCCGAGGCGTACGTGGACTTCGCGGCCGGTGAGAAGCGGTCCTGGCTGCACCAGCAGGGGGTCCGCTTCTTCCCGGTGGTCGGCTGGGCGGAGCGCGGCGGCTACGACGCCAACGGTCACGGGAACTCCGTGCCGCGCTTCCACATCACGTGGGGGACCGGGCCGGGAGTGGTCGCGCCCTTCGAGCGGCGGGTACGCGCCGGGGTCGCCCGGGGCCTCGTCCAGCTCAAGTTCCGCCACCGCGTCACCGGGCTGTCCCGCAGCGCGGGCACCGTCGACACGGTCACCGGGGAGATCCTGGAGCCGTCCGGCATCGCGCGCGGGCAGGCCAGCAGCCGTACCGTCACCGGGGCGTTCGAGCTCAAGGCGCAGGCGGTGATCGTCACCTCGGGCGGCATCGGCGGCAACCACGACCTGGTCCGCGCGAACTGGCCCGAGCGGCTCGGTACGCCGCCCGAGAAGATGGTCGCGGGCGTCCCCGCGCACGTCGACGGCAAGATGCTCGCGATAGCCGAGGAGACGGGCGCGCACCTCATCAACCGCGACCGCATGTGGCACTACACCGAGGGCATCCAGAACTGGAACCCCATCTGGGAGAACCACGGCATCCGCATCCTGCCGGGCCCGTCCTCCCTCTGGCTGGACGCCCGCGGGAACCGGCTCCCCGTGCCGCTCTTCCCGGGCTTCGACACCCTCGGCACGCTCGAACACATCATGAAGACCGGATACGAGTACACGTGGTTCGTGCTCGACCAGAAGATCATCGGCAAGGAGTTCGCGCTCTCCGGCTCGGAACAGAACCCGGACCTGACCGGCAAGTCGATCAGGGACGTGATCGGCCGGGCGCGCGCCGACGTACCGGGCCCCGTCAAGGCGTTCATGGACAACGGCGCCGACTTCGTCGTCGAGAAGGATCTGGGCGCCCTGGTGCGCGGCATGAACGCCCTGACCGAGGAACCGCTGATCGACGAGGCCGCGCTGCGCCGCGAGATCGTCGCACGCGACCGGGAGATCGCGAACCCCTTCACCAAGGACCTCCAGGTGACGTCGATCCGCGGCGCCCGCAACTACCTCGGGGACAAGCTGATCCGTACGGCCACCCCGCACCGCATCCTGGACCCCAAGGCGGGTCCGCTCATCGCCGTCCGCCTCCACATCCTCACCCGCAAGAGCCTGGGCGGGCTGGAGACCGACCTCTCCTCGCGCGTACTGACGGAGGGCGGCGACCCGCTCTCCGGCGTGTACGCGGCAGGCGAGGCGGCCGGCTTCGGCGGTGGCGGAGTCCACGGCTACCGCTCCCTGGAGGGCACCTTCCTCGGGGGCTGCCTCTTCTCCGGCCGCACAGCGGGCCGAGCGGCCGCCAAGGCGGTGAGCTGA
- a CDS encoding gluconokinase: MSTPHVVVVMGVAGTGKTTIGPLLAARLGVPYAEGDDFHPPANIAKMTAGHPLTDDDRWPWLDAIGRWAHDRHGLGGVVSSSALKRSYRDRLRAEAPGVVFVHLTGDRALIEDRMSHRQGHFMPTALLDSQFATLQPLEADEAGVSVDVSGDPGEITERAVAALQGLAQPSL; the protein is encoded by the coding sequence ATGAGCACCCCCCATGTCGTCGTGGTCATGGGCGTCGCAGGTACCGGCAAGACCACCATCGGTCCCCTGCTTGCGGCCCGGCTCGGCGTTCCGTACGCCGAGGGCGACGACTTCCACCCGCCGGCCAACATCGCCAAGATGACGGCCGGGCACCCGCTGACGGACGACGACCGCTGGCCGTGGCTGGACGCCATCGGCCGTTGGGCGCACGACCGGCACGGGCTCGGCGGAGTGGTCAGCAGTTCGGCGCTCAAGCGCAGCTATCGCGACCGACTGCGGGCCGAGGCGCCCGGAGTCGTCTTCGTCCATCTGACCGGTGACCGCGCGCTCATCGAGGACCGGATGTCGCACCGTCAGGGGCACTTCATGCCGACGGCGCTGCTGGACTCGCAGTTCGCCACCCTCCAGCCGCTGGAAGCGGACGAGGCGGGTGTCTCCGTGGACGTCTCCGGCGACCCCGGGGAGATCACCGAACGGGCCGTGGCCGCACTCCAGGGGCTTGCCCAGCCCTCGCTCTAA
- a CDS encoding SDR family oxidoreductase, giving the protein MSHPLFDISGRRALVTGSSRGIGFALARGLLEAGCTVVLNGRDADRLTKAASELPGDVHTAVFDVTDGPSVAAGIADVEDRVGPLDILVNNAGMQLRAPLLEFTDTDWHRILNTNLTSAFLVGREAARRMTERGHGKIVNICSLQSEVVRPGIAPYAATKGALKMLTKGMCADWGQHGVQVNGLGPGYIETELTQPLVEDEEFSAWVRRRTPAGRWGRTEDLVGGVLFLASPAADFVSGQVLYVDGGMTSVL; this is encoded by the coding sequence ATGAGCCACCCTCTGTTCGACATCAGTGGTCGCAGGGCCCTGGTCACCGGCTCCAGCCGGGGCATCGGGTTCGCGCTCGCCCGCGGGCTCCTGGAGGCGGGCTGCACGGTCGTCCTCAACGGGCGGGACGCCGACCGGCTCACCAAGGCCGCGTCGGAGCTGCCCGGCGACGTCCACACCGCGGTCTTCGACGTCACGGACGGCCCCTCGGTGGCCGCCGGAATAGCGGACGTCGAGGACCGGGTGGGCCCGCTCGACATCCTCGTCAACAACGCGGGCATGCAACTGCGGGCCCCGCTCCTGGAGTTCACGGACACCGACTGGCACCGGATCCTGAACACCAACCTGACCAGCGCGTTCCTGGTCGGCCGCGAGGCGGCGCGACGGATGACGGAACGCGGCCACGGCAAGATCGTCAACATCTGTTCGCTGCAGAGCGAGGTCGTCCGTCCGGGCATCGCCCCGTACGCGGCCACCAAGGGCGCGCTGAAGATGCTCACCAAGGGCATGTGCGCGGACTGGGGGCAGCACGGGGTGCAGGTGAACGGGCTCGGTCCCGGTTACATCGAGACGGAGCTGACTCAGCCCCTCGTCGAGGACGAGGAGTTCAGCGCCTGGGTGCGGCGACGCACCCCGGCCGGCCGGTGGGGCCGTACGGAGGACCTGGTCGGCGGGGTGCTCTTCCTCGCCTCGCCGGCGGCGGACTTCGTGAGCGGGCAGGTGCTGTACGTCGACGGCGGTATGACGAGTGTGCTGTGA
- a CDS encoding FadR/GntR family transcriptional regulator, with protein MTTRGRGLHGHVLESLGPAITAGEYPPGSVLRTDELAQRFEVSRSVMREAVRVLESMYLVESRRRVGVTVRPKAEWNVFDPQVIRWRLAGADRPHQLRSLTVLRSAVEPIAAGLSARHATAAQCAELTECALGMVANSRGHKLEEYLVHDMAFHRVILNASGNEMFARLGDVVAEVLAGRTHHEVMFEDPDPAAVTLHVQVAEAVRAGDASRAEELTRQITVGALQELDILAP; from the coding sequence ATGACCACACGGGGCCGGGGGCTGCACGGACATGTACTGGAATCCCTCGGGCCGGCGATCACGGCGGGCGAGTACCCGCCGGGCAGCGTGCTGCGCACCGACGAGCTCGCGCAGCGCTTCGAGGTGTCACGCTCCGTGATGCGCGAGGCGGTCAGGGTGCTGGAGTCCATGTACCTGGTCGAGTCCCGCCGCCGCGTCGGCGTCACGGTCCGCCCCAAGGCGGAATGGAACGTGTTCGACCCTCAGGTCATCCGCTGGCGGCTGGCCGGCGCCGACCGCCCTCACCAGCTGCGTTCGCTCACCGTGCTGCGCTCCGCCGTCGAACCGATCGCCGCGGGGCTGTCCGCCCGGCACGCCACCGCCGCGCAGTGCGCGGAACTCACCGAGTGCGCCCTCGGCATGGTGGCCAACTCACGCGGCCACAAGCTGGAGGAGTACCTCGTCCACGACATGGCCTTCCACCGGGTGATCCTCAACGCCTCCGGCAACGAGATGTTCGCCCGTCTCGGTGACGTGGTCGCCGAGGTCCTCGCGGGGCGCACCCACCACGAGGTGATGTTCGAGGACCCCGACCCGGCCGCCGTCACCCTGCACGTCCAGGTCGCGGAGGCGGTCCGCGCGGGCGACGCGTCCCGCGCCGAGGAACTCACCCGCCAGATCACGGTCGGCGCGCTCCAGGAACTGGACATCCTCGCGCCGTAG
- a CDS encoding cytochrome b/b6 domain-containing protein, translating into MHPRVDDTPTLAAPAPRVRRFSHAERWVHRVTALLMGICVATAACLYLPMFAELVGRRELVVRIHEWAGLMLPVPVLAGLVSRAFRADLGRLNRWGPHDRTWLRAALRRDRRPSSRPAAKFNAGQKTYAAWIAGATLVMLATGLLMWFTHLTPLMWRTSATFVHDWLALTIGVVLAGHIGMALGDPEARRGLRTGSVSREWAEREHPLWRP; encoded by the coding sequence ATGCACCCACGAGTTGACGACACCCCGACCCTCGCCGCGCCCGCGCCGCGCGTACGGCGCTTCAGCCACGCCGAGCGCTGGGTGCACCGCGTGACCGCCCTGCTGATGGGGATCTGCGTGGCGACGGCGGCGTGCCTGTACCTGCCGATGTTCGCCGAACTCGTCGGCCGCCGTGAGCTGGTGGTCAGGATCCACGAGTGGGCGGGCCTGATGCTCCCGGTACCGGTCCTGGCGGGCCTGGTCTCCCGCGCCTTCCGCGCGGACCTGGGCCGCCTCAACCGCTGGGGCCCGCACGACCGTACGTGGCTGCGCGCGGCGCTACGACGGGACCGGCGCCCTTCGTCCCGACCCGCGGCCAAGTTCAACGCGGGCCAGAAGACCTACGCCGCCTGGATCGCCGGCGCGACCCTGGTCATGCTCGCCACGGGGCTGTTGATGTGGTTCACCCACCTCACCCCCCTGATGTGGCGCACCTCGGCGACCTTCGTCCACGACTGGCTGGCGCTCACGATCGGTGTCGTCCTCGCGGGCCACATCGGCATGGCCCTCGGCGACCCGGAGGCCCGCCGCGGCCTGCGCACGGGCTCGGTGAGCCGTGAGTGGGCGGAGCGCGAGCATCCCCTCTGGCGGCCCTAG
- a CDS encoding DMT family transporter, which yields MSVLVLILSVSAACCLGFGFVLQQNAASHAPLSDFLSPRLLLDLIRVPRWLGGIGLMVCGMVLGAVALGKGEISQVEPLLATNLLFALALTRHQTKHPLGRQGWAGLVLLAGGVTAFIVAGQPKGGDSVTEPLRHWLIIGIMIGLALLLTAYAKRSRMTAAPVLLALAAGLLYGVQDALTRVSGQRFGAGGFSELLTGWQPYGVLALGVTGLVLVQSAFETAELRMSLPALTAAQPLAGIVCGVGFLGDKLHTDVGALTWEAAGLAAIVAGIVLLGMHPSMPSGTAKTESVRNLQPH from the coding sequence GTGTCGGTTCTCGTTCTGATCCTCTCGGTGAGCGCGGCCTGCTGTCTGGGCTTCGGTTTCGTGCTCCAGCAGAACGCCGCCTCACACGCCCCGCTGAGCGACTTCCTCTCCCCGCGCCTGCTGCTCGACCTCATCCGGGTGCCCCGCTGGCTGGGCGGCATCGGGCTCATGGTGTGCGGCATGGTCCTCGGCGCGGTCGCCCTGGGCAAGGGCGAGATCTCCCAGGTGGAACCCCTCCTCGCGACCAATCTGCTGTTCGCGCTCGCGCTCACCCGCCACCAGACCAAGCACCCCCTGGGCCGCCAGGGCTGGGCGGGCCTCGTCCTGCTCGCGGGCGGGGTCACGGCGTTCATCGTGGCGGGCCAGCCCAAGGGCGGCGACTCGGTGACCGAACCGTTGCGGCACTGGCTGATCATCGGGATCATGATCGGGCTCGCGCTGCTGCTCACCGCCTACGCCAAGCGCTCCCGGATGACCGCGGCGCCCGTCCTGCTCGCGCTGGCCGCGGGGCTGCTGTACGGCGTCCAGGACGCGCTCACCCGGGTCAGCGGGCAGCGGTTCGGAGCCGGCGGCTTCAGTGAGCTGCTGACCGGCTGGCAGCCGTACGGGGTGCTCGCGCTCGGAGTGACGGGCCTCGTACTGGTGCAGAGCGCCTTCGAGACGGCGGAGCTGCGGATGTCACTGCCCGCGCTCACCGCCGCCCAGCCGCTGGCCGGAATCGTGTGCGGCGTGGGCTTCCTCGGGGACAAGCTGCACACGGACGTGGGGGCACTCACCTGGGAAGCGGCGGGGCTCGCGGCGATCGTGGCGGGAATCGTCCTGCTGGGCATGCACCCCTCGATGCCGTCGGGCACCGCCAAGACCGAGTCGGTACGGAACCTCCAGCCGCATTGA
- a CDS encoding YchJ family protein has protein sequence MTSRSCPCGLPEPYARCCGRFHRGEAPAPTAERLMRSRYCAFVKEDEGYLLRTWHPRTRPARVDFDPGMRWTGLEILDTGQGSAFHSVGTVTFRASYRGGSLHERSRFERVDGAWVYVDGDFLG, from the coding sequence ATGACCAGTCGTAGCTGCCCGTGCGGGCTGCCTGAGCCGTACGCGCGGTGCTGTGGGCGCTTCCACCGCGGTGAGGCGCCCGCGCCGACCGCGGAGCGTCTGATGCGGTCGCGGTACTGCGCCTTCGTCAAGGAGGACGAGGGGTATCTGCTGCGGACCTGGCATCCGCGGACTCGGCCGGCGCGGGTCGACTTCGATCCGGGGATGCGGTGGACGGGTCTGGAGATCCTCGACACGGGGCAGGGGTCGGCCTTCCACTCCGTGGGGACCGTGACCTTCCGGGCCTCCTACCGGGGCGGTTCGCTGCACGAGCGGAGCCGGTTCGAGCGGGTCGACGGAGCCTGGGTGTACGTCGACGGCGACTTCCTGGGGTAG
- a CDS encoding APC family permease, protein MTTGSSSTSSSSNTGRPATAGGAISTFKGQDRALHAGRLGTGGLLLSVLAATAPLMVVAGVMPTTFAVMGIVGQPLLFVILGVVLVLFSVGYAEMSRHVHNAGAFYAYVARGLGGTAGAGAAAVALVAYSALQFGIYGVFGFEVSGLFATYAHVEVAWWIPALIAVLAVGALSWLKIDVNALVLGVLLVVEVALVVIFDIAAVADPAKEGLSLHAFNPDTLTGAGVGTALCFCIAAFTGFEQAPVYAEETSRPHILVPRVMFLAIGFVAVFFALSSWALTIAAGPSGIVGAAQKQSAGLLFSLTESRLGGAFTDVLHVLFVTGMFAALLSFHNVVARYAFAMGREGLLPSAFGRTTGTSGAPGTGSLLQTGVSAIVLIAFAVTDDKPIGDPTAPVLHLFTWAGNVGALGVILLMAAASLSVIVFFARRGAARAQAWRLATSAIAAVALLVIAGYTVKDFDVLVGAGPDSVLSWLLPALIAAALVVGLAQGLVLRSRTPEAHARIGLGNEAFQLDKAAESTP, encoded by the coding sequence ATGACGACGGGCAGTTCGAGCACCTCGAGCAGTTCGAACACGGGTAGACCCGCCACGGCCGGTGGCGCCATCAGTACCTTCAAGGGCCAGGACCGCGCCCTGCACGCGGGCCGGCTCGGCACGGGAGGTCTGCTGCTCTCCGTCCTCGCGGCGACCGCCCCCCTCATGGTGGTCGCGGGTGTCATGCCCACCACATTCGCGGTGATGGGAATCGTCGGACAGCCGCTGCTCTTCGTCATCCTCGGCGTGGTGCTGGTGCTCTTCAGCGTCGGGTACGCCGAGATGAGCCGCCACGTCCACAACGCGGGCGCCTTCTACGCCTACGTCGCCCGCGGTCTCGGCGGCACCGCCGGCGCCGGCGCCGCCGCGGTCGCGCTCGTCGCCTACAGCGCCCTGCAGTTCGGCATCTACGGCGTCTTCGGCTTCGAGGTCTCCGGGCTGTTCGCCACCTACGCCCACGTCGAAGTCGCCTGGTGGATACCCGCGCTGATCGCCGTCCTCGCCGTCGGCGCGCTTTCCTGGCTGAAGATCGACGTCAACGCGCTCGTACTCGGCGTCCTCCTGGTCGTCGAGGTGGCGCTCGTCGTCATCTTCGACATCGCCGCCGTCGCCGACCCCGCCAAGGAGGGCCTCTCCCTGCACGCCTTCAACCCGGACACGCTCACCGGGGCGGGCGTCGGCACCGCGCTGTGCTTCTGCATCGCCGCCTTCACCGGCTTCGAACAGGCACCGGTGTACGCCGAGGAGACCAGCCGCCCGCACATCCTCGTCCCGCGCGTGATGTTCCTGGCGATCGGCTTCGTCGCCGTCTTCTTCGCACTCAGCTCCTGGGCGCTGACCATCGCCGCGGGCCCCTCCGGGATCGTCGGGGCGGCGCAGAAGCAGAGCGCCGGACTGCTGTTCTCCCTCACCGAGTCGCGCCTCGGGGGCGCCTTCACCGACGTCCTGCACGTCCTCTTCGTGACCGGCATGTTCGCGGCGCTGCTCAGCTTCCACAACGTCGTCGCGCGGTACGCCTTCGCCATGGGCCGGGAAGGGCTGCTGCCCTCCGCCTTCGGCCGGACCACCGGCACGAGTGGCGCGCCCGGCACCGGCTCGCTGCTGCAGACCGGCGTCTCCGCGATCGTGTTGATCGCGTTCGCCGTGACCGACGACAAGCCCATCGGCGACCCGACCGCGCCCGTGCTGCACCTGTTCACCTGGGCCGGCAACGTCGGCGCGCTCGGCGTCATCCTGCTGATGGCGGCGGCCTCGCTCTCCGTGATCGTCTTCTTCGCCCGTCGCGGCGCCGCCCGCGCCCAGGCCTGGCGCCTGGCCACCTCGGCGATCGCGGCCGTCGCCCTCCTGGTGATCGCGGGCTACACGGTCAAGGACTTCGACGTCCTGGTCGGCGCCGGTCCCGACTCCGTGCTCAGCTGGCTGCTGCCCGCCCTGATCGCGGCCGCCCTGGTCGTCGGCCTGGCGCAGGGCCTGGTGCTGCGCTCCCGCACACCCGAGGCGCACGCCCGTATCGGCCTGGGCAACGAGGCGTTCCAACTGGACAAGGCGGCGGAGTCCACCCCCTGA